Proteins encoded by one window of Lathyrus oleraceus cultivar Zhongwan6 chromosome 1, CAAS_Psat_ZW6_1.0, whole genome shotgun sequence:
- the LOC127079862 gene encoding protein kinase PINOID: MLESGSDRDSGMSLETVNSNTQRTSLSSATESICSTSFSRLSFELLPSSSPESLSIKPHRSSDFAYSAIRKSGLTFRDFHLLRRIGSGDIGTVYLCRLRDSSVNYINDEDSSFYYAMKVVDKDAVALKKKSHRAEMERKILKMLDHPFLPSLYAEFEASNFSCIVMEFCSGGDLHSLRHRHPRNRFSLSSARFYAAEVLVALEYLHMLGIIYRDLKPENVLVRSDGHIMLSDFDLSLCSHAIPAVELSPDDPPLDVSCTRPHSISSPFKCLSKRLFRSRKVQTFQSNRLFVAEPVEARSCSFVGTHEYVSPEVASGNSHGNAVDWWSFGIFIYEMVYGRTPFAGPSNEATLRNIIKKPLSFPTATPSSTLEMHARDLISGLLNKDPNRRLGLKRGAADVKMHPFFVGLNLALIRMVTPPEVPGLRRNKTTPFVSGKDSNGNRSSSKQHPASSFDYF, from the exons ATGTTAGAGAGTGGTAGTGATCGTGATTCTGGGATGAGTTTAGAAACAGTTAATTCCAATACACAGAGAACTTCTTTAAGCAGCGCCACTGAAAGCATTTGCAGCACAAGTTTCAGCCGTCTCTCTTTCGAACTCCTTCCGTCATCCTCACCGGAGAGTCTCTCCATCAAACCTCACCGTTCCTCCGATTTTGCCTACTCCGCCATCCGCAAATCCGGTCTCACCTTCCGTGACTTCCACCTTCTCCGCCGCATAGGCTCCGGTGACATAGGCACAGTATACCTCTGTCGCTTACGTGACTCGTCCGTAAACTACATCAACGACGAGGATAGTTCGTTCTACTACGCCATGAAAGTTGTTGACAAAGACGCTGTTGCTCTCAAGAAGAAGTCACACAGAGCAGAAATGGAGAGAAAGATTCTCAAGATGCTTGATCATCCTTTTCTCCCTAGTCTCTATGCCGAGTTCGAAGCTTCTAATTTCTCTTGCATTGTAATGGAGTTTTGCTCCGGCGGTGACTTGCACTCTCTCCGTCACCGTCACCCTCGTAACCGTTTCTCTCTCTCCTCAGCACG GTTTTACGCGGCTGAGGTGCTTGTAGCATTGGAGTATCTGCACATGTTAGGAATAATTTACAGAGATCTAAAACCGGAAAACGTGTTAGTCAGATCAGACGGTCACATCATGCTCTCTGATTTTGATCTATCTCTTTGCTCCCACGCAATCCCAGCCGTTGAGTTATCACCAGACGATCCACCACTGGATGTATCCTGCACCCGTCCGCATTCCATTTCTTCTCCTTTCAAGTGTCTCTCGAAGCGACTTTTCCGGTCCAGAAAGGTTCAAACATTTCAATCAAACCGGCTTTTTGTCGCTGAACCCGTTGAAGCACGGTCTTGTTCGTTCGTCGGAACACACGAGTACGTTTCACCGGAAGTAGCTTCCGGAAACTCTCACGGCAACGCTGTGGACTGGTGGTCGTTTGGGATATTCATCTACGAGATGGTGTACGGAAGAACACCGTTTGCGGGCCCATCGAATGAAGCAACTTTGCGCAACATTATAAAAAAACCTCTTAGTTTTCCTACTGCTACGCCTTCCAGTACGCTTGAAATGCACGCGCGGGATCTTATTTCCGGTTTGCTTAATAAAGACCCGAACCGTAGACTCGGGTTGAAGCGGGGCGCTGCTGACGTTAAGATGCATCCGTTTTTTGTTGGGCTTAACTTGGCGTTGATACGGATGGTAACGCCGCCGGAGGTTCCTGGTTTAAGAAGGAACAAAACGACGCCGTTTGTCTCCGGGAAAGATAGTAACGGTAACCGAAGTTCCAGTAAACAGCACCCTGCTTCGTCGTTTGATTACTTTTAA